From a region of the Pseudoclavibacter endophyticus genome:
- a CDS encoding nitrilase-related carbon-nitrogen hydrolase, with the protein MRVAIIQIASPDDETIDERRVRVERQLVDVAPVDLIALTELWGVGFNDFDRYPGAAEPLDGPTVALARRVATERGCWVHTGTFIERDDQGSLHNTGVLVDPEGLIRHVARKLHVFGYKSREPEFLTPGDHLQVAETPFGRLAVVVCYDLRFPGLWQELSDRGAELVIVPAAWPMARAEPWRVLAQARAMEHQLWIIAANAAGVHNGVELAGSSLVAAPNGKLVESAGHAPGVTIAEFEPERIHAMREHFPVLGGRRDDYAALAPGATHVSAGTRARE; encoded by the coding sequence ATGCGCGTCGCCATCATTCAGATCGCGAGCCCCGACGACGAAACCATCGACGAGCGCCGTGTGCGCGTCGAACGCCAGCTCGTCGACGTCGCGCCCGTCGACCTCATCGCCCTGACCGAGCTCTGGGGCGTCGGATTCAACGACTTCGATCGCTACCCGGGCGCCGCCGAACCGCTCGACGGTCCGACCGTGGCGCTCGCGCGCCGGGTCGCCACCGAGCGCGGTTGCTGGGTGCACACGGGCACGTTCATCGAACGCGATGACCAGGGCTCGCTGCACAACACCGGCGTGCTCGTCGATCCGGAGGGGCTCATCCGTCACGTCGCCCGCAAGCTGCACGTCTTCGGGTACAAGTCGCGCGAGCCTGAGTTCCTCACGCCAGGAGACCATCTGCAGGTCGCCGAGACGCCCTTCGGCCGGCTCGCCGTCGTCGTCTGCTACGACCTGCGGTTCCCCGGCCTCTGGCAGGAGCTCAGCGATCGCGGTGCCGAGCTCGTGATCGTGCCGGCCGCCTGGCCGATGGCCCGCGCCGAGCCGTGGCGCGTGCTGGCGCAGGCCCGCGCGATGGAGCATCAGCTGTGGATCATCGCCGCGAACGCCGCGGGCGTGCACAACGGCGTCGAGCTCGCCGGCTCGAGCCTCGTTGCCGCGCCCAACGGCAAGCTCGTCGAAAGCGCCGGCCACGCGCCGGGCGTGACGATCGCCGAGTTCGAGCCCGAGCGAATCCACGCTATGCGGGAGCACTTCCCCGTGCTCGGGGGACGCCGCGACGACTACGCCGCGCTCGCCCCCGGGGCAACCCACGTGAGCGCCGGCACCCGCGCGCGCGAGTAG
- a CDS encoding toxic anion resistance protein → MNDKLEPPAEVELIDAKPPVEPVQPESSTDMLPDVPPEQLLDLKQRAGTWASHVASLRPKTPEFMEQVRAIQNVARQEITASSNATNRFLQTSLQQAKGGGGSGHQADVAGTLVNLRNTVEELAPDRQDFFSRLTRALPFGNRMQRYFRQYESNQEQLNTILLALDRGQDMLRRDNAALAIERKTLWETMGELKKLDALLAELDVAVNDKIGALRASGDEQAASTMETEVLFAVRQRRMDVQTQIAVSVQSYLSMDLIQDNNLKLIDGVERAKTTTMTALRTAVIVAQALENQRLVLDQIDAVNRTTNTMIDRTSQLLRENAGRVQEQAVTSGVSIETLQRAYDNLFATLDEVETFRKTANENFATTITSLQGQVATAEPYLERARRAELENESGDEAGDTPALRP, encoded by the coding sequence GACGCCAAGCCGCCCGTCGAGCCGGTACAGCCGGAGTCCTCGACCGACATGCTGCCCGACGTGCCGCCGGAGCAGCTGCTCGATCTCAAGCAGCGCGCCGGCACGTGGGCGAGTCACGTCGCCTCGCTGCGCCCCAAGACCCCCGAGTTCATGGAGCAGGTGCGCGCGATCCAGAACGTGGCTCGCCAGGAGATCACCGCATCGTCGAACGCCACCAACCGCTTCCTGCAGACGAGCCTGCAGCAGGCGAAGGGCGGCGGCGGCTCCGGGCACCAGGCCGATGTCGCCGGGACCCTCGTCAACCTCCGCAACACGGTCGAGGAGCTCGCGCCCGACCGGCAGGACTTCTTCTCACGACTAACCCGGGCCCTTCCCTTCGGCAACCGGATGCAGCGGTACTTCCGCCAGTACGAGTCGAACCAGGAGCAGCTCAACACGATCCTCCTCGCGCTGGACCGCGGCCAGGACATGCTTCGGCGCGACAACGCGGCCCTCGCGATCGAACGGAAGACGCTGTGGGAGACGATGGGCGAGCTGAAAAAGCTCGATGCACTGCTCGCCGAGCTCGACGTCGCCGTGAACGACAAGATCGGCGCGCTGCGGGCCTCGGGTGACGAGCAGGCCGCGAGCACGATGGAGACCGAGGTGCTGTTCGCCGTGCGCCAGCGGCGCATGGACGTTCAGACGCAGATCGCCGTCTCAGTGCAGTCGTACCTGTCGATGGACCTGATCCAGGACAACAACCTCAAGCTCATCGACGGCGTCGAACGCGCCAAGACCACGACCATGACCGCCCTCCGCACGGCCGTCATCGTCGCCCAGGCCCTCGAGAACCAGCGGCTCGTGCTCGACCAGATCGACGCCGTGAACCGCACGACGAACACGATGATCGACCGCACGAGCCAGCTGCTGCGCGAGAACGCGGGCCGTGTGCAAGAGCAGGCCGTCACCTCGGGCGTCTCGATCGAGACGCTCCAGCGCGCCTACGACAATCTGTTCGCCACGCTTGACGAGGTCGAGACGTTCCGAAAAACGGCGAACGAGAACTTCGCAACTACGATCACGAGCCTGCAGGGGCAGGTGGCGACCGCCGAGCCCTACCTGGAACGGGCGCGGCGCGCGGAGCTCGAGAACGAGAGCGGGGACGAAGCCGGCGATACGCCCGCACTTCGGCCGTAG